The following coding sequences lie in one Lolium perenne isolate Kyuss_39 chromosome 2, Kyuss_2.0, whole genome shotgun sequence genomic window:
- the LOC127335274 gene encoding cytochrome P450 71A9, whose protein sequence is MASFQAHELFAWLLVVVATLLVLKQLLAPAKKRAASPSLPRPRGLPLIGNLHQLGALPQNSLAAPLMLLRLGSVPTLVVSSPDAARALFQHNDRALSGRPALYAASRFSYGLQNISFAPTEGTFWRAARRACLSELLGAPRVRGFRNAREGAAAALVAAVTDASGAGAPVDLSKLLIATSNRIVTRVAFGGRDDGGLETSAVLKETQSLLGAFWVADYVPWLGWLDALRGLRGRLERNFHQLDAFYERVIDSHLNKRTSASTDEEEEEEDLVDVLLRLHADPAQGGTFGSRDQIKGILTDMFIAGTDTSAATVEWTMTELVNHPDVLAKAQHEVRSVVGDGSDMVREPDLRGLEYLKLVIKESMRLHPPVPLLVPRETIEPCTVQGCEVPAGTRVLVNAKAIGAHPGAWGPDAALFVPERHSEVEAGKDFRPWVDDSFALVPFGIGRRSCPGVHFATAVVELVLANLLFSFDWSAPLGEAVDTEEVNGLTVYRKNPLLLLAKRRYVPASK, encoded by the coding sequence ATGGCGTCGTTCCAAGCTCACGAGCTCTTCGCAtggctcctcgtcgtcgtcgccacCCTTCTGGTCCTCAAGCAGCTGCTCGCCCCGGCCAAGAAACGCGCCGCCTCGCCTTCCCTTCCGCGGCCGAGGGGTCTGCCCCTCATCGGCAACCTCCACCAGCTTGGCGCGCTCCCGCAGAACTCCCTCGCGGCGCCGCTGATGCTGCTCCGCCTCGGCTCCGTGCCGACGCTCGTCGTCTCCTCCCCGGACGCGGCGCGCGCGTTGTTCCAGCACAACGACCGCGCCCTGTCCGGCAGGCCGGCGCTCTACGCTGCGTCTCGCTTCTCCTACGGCCTGCAGAACATCTCCTTCGCGCCAACCGAAGGCACGTTCTGGCGCGCCGCGCGCCGTGCGTGCCTGTCCGAGCTTCTGGGCGCCCCGCGCGTGCGCGGGTTCCGCAACGCAAGGGAGGGCGCGGCCGCCGCGCTCGTGGCAGCCGTGACAGACGCGTCCGGAGCCGGCGCACCGGTCGATCTGAGCAAGCTGCTTATCGCCACTAGCAACAGGATCGTGACGCGAGTCGCTTTCGGAGGTCGCGACGACGGCGGCTTGGAGACGAGCGCTGTCCTCAAGGAGACGCAGAGCCTGCTGGGTGCCTTCTGGGTGGCCGATTACGTGCCATGGCTCGGGTGGCTAGACGCGCTCCGCGGCCTGCGGGGGCGCCTGGAGCGGAACTTCCATCAGCTCGACGCGTTCTACGAGCGCGTCATCGACAGCCACCTCAATAAGCGCACCTCGGCCtccaccgacgaggaggaggaggaggaggacttggtCGACGTGCTCCTCCGCCTGCACGCCGacccggcgcaggggggcaccttcgGAAGTCGCGACCAGATCAAAGGCATCCTGACGGACATGTTCATCGCCGGGACGGACACGTCGGCGGCGACGGTGGAATGGACGATGACGGAGCTGGTCAACCACCCGGACGTCCTCGCCAAGGCGCAGCACGAGGTGCGCAGCGTCGTGGGCGATGGCAGCGACATGGTCCGGGAACCCGACCTCCGGGGCCTGGAATACCTGAAGCTGGTCATCAAAGAGTCCATGCGGCTGCACCCGCCGGTGCCGCTGCTCGTGCCCCGGGAGACCATCGAGCCGTGCACGGTCCAAGGCTGCGAGGTACCGGCGGGGACGCGGGTGCTCGTGAACGCGAAGGCCATCGGCGCGCACCCCGGCGCGTGGGGCCCCGACGCGGCGCTGTTCGTCCCCGAGCGGCACAGCGAGGTAGAAGCCGGCAAGGACTTCAGGCCGTGGGTCGACGACAGCTTCGCGCTCGTGCCGTTCGGGATCGGGCGGAGGAGCTGCCCCGGCGTGCACTTCGCGACGGCCGTGGTGGAGCTGGTGCTGGCCAACTTGCTCTTCTCCTTTGACTGGAGCGCGCCGCTCGGCGAGGCGGTGGATACCGAGGAGGTGAATGGGCTGACGGTGTACAGGAAGAATCCTCTCCTGCTGCTAGCCAAACGGAGATACGTGCCGGCGAGCAAGTAA
- the LOC127335275 gene encoding pentatricopeptide repeat-containing protein At5g48910-like: MATAVLPTAALPASAVPTHSTPHRAALRDVPQLHAALLKSGALTTSPESFHSFLEATALPSPVTSPAHLSYAIRLFRLGPRPPLSTPSYNILIRAFFRAGHPEDALHLFVEMLDAADVWPDQHTIANTVKSCARMYALATGRGIQAYAVKRGFMVDRFVLHSLIHMYASCGDVVAAQVLFDTVEEKGVVTWNAMIAGYVKNGEWKEVVEMFKGMLDVHAPFDEVTLVSVATACGRIGDAKLGEWIGAYAEEKGMVRNRNLATALVDMFAKCGELDKARKLFDRMRSRDVVAWSAMISGYTQADRCQEALTIFSEMQSTDVNPNDVTLVSVLSACAVLGALETGKWVHSYIRRKGLPLTVILGTALVDFYAKCGCIEDAVKAFESMPVRNSWTWTALIKGMASNGRGREALEVFSSMREADIEPTDVTFIGVLLACSHSCLVEEGRRYFDSMTQDYGIPPRIEHYGCMVDLLGRAGLIDEAYQFIRNMPIEPNAVVWRALLSACTVHKNVEIGEEALKQIIPMDPCHSGNYILLSNTYASVGQWKDAAMIRNEMKERGVEKIPGCSLIELDGTVFEFFAEDCHHPQLREIYEKVDEVIENIKMAGYIPNTADARLDVDEYEKQVSVSHHSEKLAIAFGLMKSRPGATIRLSKNLRVCVDCHSATKLISKVYNREIVVRDRNRFHHFKDGVCSCNDYW; this comes from the coding sequence ATGGCCACCGCCGTCCTCCCGACGGCGGCTCTCCCCGCCTCGGCCGTGCCCACGCATAGTACACCTCACCGGGCGGCGCTTCGCGACGTGCCTCAGCTCCATGCCGCCCTGCTCAAGTCCGGTGCCCTCACCACGTCGCCGGAATCCTTCCACTCCTTCCTCGAGGCCACCGCGCTACCGTCGCCGGTCACCTCCCCGGCCCACCTCTCCTACGCCATCCGCCTGTTCCGCCTCGGCCCCCGCCCTCCCCTCTCCACGCCGTCCTACAACATCCTTATCCGCGCGTTCTTCCGCGCGGGCCATCCGGAGGATGCCCTCCACCTGTTCGTCGAAATGCTCGACGCGGCCGACGTCTGGCCTGACCAGCACACCATCGCCAACACCGTAAAGTCCTGCGCCAGGATGTATGCGCTGGCTACAGGACGTGGCATCCAGGCGTACGCTGTCAAGCGTGGGTTCATGGTCGATCGGTTCGTGCTCCACAGCTTGATACATATGTACGCGAGCTGTGGAGATGTCGTGGCGGCACAGGTGCTGTTCGACACGGTGGAAGAGAAGGGTGTCGTTACATGGAATGCGATGATCGCGGGCTACGTCAAGAATGGAGAATGGAAGGAGGTGGTGGAGATGTTCAAGGGGATGCTTGATGTTCATGCGCCATTTGATGAAGTCACATTGGTGAGTGTCGCCACAGCATGCGGAAGGATAGGTGATGCCAAGCTTGGTGAGTGGATTGGAGCGTATGCAGAGGAAAAGGGGATGGTGAGGAACAGAAACTTAGCGACTGCACTGGTTGACATGTTTGCCAAGTGTGGAGAACTTGATAAGGCGCGGAAGTTGTTCGACAGGATGCGCTCTCGGGATGTGGTTGCTTGGAGCGCGATGATCTCTGGGTACACTCAGGCTGACCGCTGTCAAGAGGCACTTACTATTTTCAGTGAGATGCAGTCTACCGACGTGAACCCGAATGATGTAACCCTGGTCAGTGTGCTCTCTGCTTGTGCTGTCCTGGGTGCACTTGAGACAGGTAAGTGGGTGCATTCGTACATAAGGAGGAAGGGGTTGCCCCTGACAGTAATTCTTGGTACTGCATTGGTGGACTTTTATGCTAAGTGCGGATGCATTGAAGATGCAGTCAAGGCATTTGAGTCGATGCCTGTCAGGAACTCCTGGACATGGACAGCATTGATAAAGGGCATGGCAAGCAACGGAAGAGGCAGAGAAGCGCTGGAGGTCTTCTCATCCATGCGTGAGGCTGATATTGAGCCTACAGATGTCACATTCATTGGTGTTCTATTGGCTTGCAGCCACAGCTGCTTAGTTGAGGAGGGTCGACGGTATTTTGATAGCATGACCCAGGATTATGGCATCCCTCCAAGGATTGAGCACTACGGCTGTATGGTTGATCTATTGGGGCGGGCTGGTTTGATCGATGAGGCATATCAGTTTATCAGGAATATGCCAATTGAGCCAAATGCAGTAGTCTGGAGGGCACTTCTTTCTGCCTGCACAGTTCACAAAAACGTTGAAATCGGGGAAGAAGCACTGAAGCAGATTATCCCAATGGACCCCTGTCACAGTGGTAACTACATACTTCTGTCGAACACCTATGCGTCAGTGGGACAATGGAAGGATGCGGCTATGATACGGAATGAGATGAAGGAGAGAGGGGTTGAGAAAATTCCAGGGTGCAGTCTCATTGAGCTGGATGGGACAGTATTCGAGTTCTTTGCTGAAGACTGTCACCACCCACAGTTGAGGGAGATATATGAGAAAGTTGATGAGGTGATCGAAAATATCAAGATGGCTGGGTACATCCCAAATACAGCTGATGCAAGGCTAGATGTTGATGAATACGAGAAGCAAGTATCCGTCTCGCATCACAGTGAGAAGCTGGCCATTGCGTTTGGCCTGATGAAGTCACGCCCTGGTGCAACAATTCGGTTGTCGAAGAATCTGAGAGTGTGCGTGGACTGCCACTCTGCCACGAAGTTGATCTCGAAGGTGTACAACAGGGAGATCGTTGTTCGAGACAGGAATAGATTTCATCATTTCAAAGATGGTGTCTGCTCCTGTAATGATTACTGGTGA